A region of Sulfuricella denitrificans skB26 DNA encodes the following proteins:
- a CDS encoding porin family protein — protein sequence MRKAPFFCSLLLSIFSSGAVVAAEWSIEPSISLREEYNDNIRFTASPHPSVWQSRLTPSVKLSSATEVSEVSGSAQMSINQYAGDPQVENRNDLFFTLLTRFRSELNAWAMNASYKQDSTAEERNTTGVVQVRTQRSVLGLSPSWTRTLTERSSVKLDYNFQDVKYGQINLNDYTYQQVGGTLSYQLSERDQVTVSANYSALKYAPTSRLLTGVTIISIDPGIISLGSGTDASLNESSTRNIQVGATHQFSETLNGSLSVGRRSTVSSVNHTCTSCYTIVGTPISTFTSETSGSGSSFSATLEKTFDAATVSGFASRETNPSGSGLVETDRVGVSLNKSLTEKLTAAVDVASYHTKYISLASPSSRYYTFDPRLNWRFTEWWTLDAGYRYQRYESEAVANTTTSNAVYLNLAYNWPKMAVSR from the coding sequence ATGAGAAAGGCGCCTTTCTTTTGCTCCTTGCTGCTTTCCATTTTCTCGTCGGGTGCCGTGGTTGCCGCCGAGTGGTCGATCGAACCATCCATCAGCCTGCGCGAAGAATACAACGACAATATTCGTTTCACGGCATCGCCTCATCCTAGCGTTTGGCAGAGCCGGCTTACGCCCAGCGTCAAGCTGAGTAGTGCAACAGAAGTGTCTGAAGTCAGCGGTTCGGCGCAGATGAGTATTAATCAATATGCTGGCGATCCTCAGGTGGAAAATCGAAATGATCTATTCTTCACCCTGCTTACTCGTTTCAGGTCGGAACTCAATGCCTGGGCCATGAATGCGTCATACAAGCAGGATTCGACTGCTGAAGAGCGTAATACTACGGGGGTCGTGCAGGTTCGCACCCAGCGCAGTGTTCTTGGCCTGAGTCCCTCCTGGACGCGTACGCTGACAGAAAGAAGCTCAGTCAAACTGGACTATAATTTCCAGGATGTGAAATACGGTCAAATCAACCTGAATGATTACACCTATCAGCAGGTGGGAGGCACTTTAAGTTACCAGTTGTCCGAACGGGATCAGGTGACTGTATCCGCAAATTATTCAGCACTGAAATATGCGCCGACCTCCAGGTTGCTTACTGGAGTCACTATCATCTCTATTGATCCGGGGATCATATCATTAGGGAGTGGGACTGATGCCAGCTTAAACGAATCCAGTACGAGAAACATACAGGTGGGCGCCACCCACCAGTTTTCTGAAACCCTGAACGGCTCCTTGTCGGTAGGGCGCCGCAGTACCGTTTCCAGCGTGAATCATACCTGTACTTCATGTTATACCATCGTAGGGACGCCGATAAGCACCTTTACTAGTGAAACTAGTGGCAGCGGCTCTTCCTTTAGCGCTACGCTGGAAAAGACTTTCGACGCGGCGACAGTGAGCGGTTTCGCGAGTCGGGAAACAAATCCAAGCGGTAGTGGCTTGGTCGAGACGGACAGAGTTGGTGTTTCATTGAATAAAAGTTTAACTGAAAAGCTAACAGCTGCTGTTGACGTGGCTTCATATCACACCAAGTACATCAGCTTGGCATCACCCAGTAGCCGTTATTACACATTTGATCCAAGATTGAACTGGCGTTTTACGGAGTGGTGGACGCTCGATGCCGGCTATCGCTATCAGCGATATGAATCAGAGGCTGTTGCCAATACCACGACATCGAATGCGGTGTATCTCAATTTGGCCTATAACTGGCCAAAAATGGCCGTTTCCCGGTAG
- the gspI gene encoding type II secretion system minor pseudopilin GspI produces MNKENGFTLLEVLIALAILAIAMAAVARASAQMADSSHELKLRLLASWVAENRLAEHTSQPLWPDLGTKSGEAEQAGLPLRWEERVANTPNTAFRRIEIKVYARDHGEHALAQLVGYLGRGKD; encoded by the coding sequence AAGGAAAACGGATTTACCCTGCTGGAAGTGTTGATTGCGCTGGCTATTCTGGCCATTGCCATGGCGGCAGTGGCACGTGCATCCGCACAGATGGCTGACAGTTCCCATGAACTCAAGCTCCGGCTGTTGGCGAGCTGGGTTGCGGAGAATCGTCTGGCGGAGCATACCTCCCAACCGCTATGGCCCGATCTCGGGACAAAAAGCGGTGAGGCTGAGCAGGCGGGATTACCCCTGCGATGGGAAGAACGCGTTGCCAATACGCCCAATACTGCGTTTCGCCGGATTGAAATCAAAGTGTACGCACGCGATCATGGTGAGCATGCCCTGGCGCAACTGGTAGGGTATCTGGGACGGGGCAAGGATTGA
- a CDS encoding type II secretion system protein N: MIAEATGLPRNRRPLYALAGIGLYVASLIVTAPASMMEWMLTHLTNNRVFLVQPEGGLWHGKARKLMIKAADGGLKSMGSVNWEILLLPLLKLELAAMVEVADGQNASSSIIAAGFGKLRLHQMRATMPVSLLSEFMPTWKTWKPNGALKIRTDEFTLSQQGVRGTAELEWRDASLGLSQVNPLGDYRVNIQGDQKIAKISVSTISGVLRLVGKGEWSVSDGLSFRGTALGDPSKKVELRDFLRLLGSEQSNDVYQIAISHVKLRK; the protein is encoded by the coding sequence ATGATAGCTGAAGCAACCGGTTTGCCGCGCAATCGCCGCCCGCTTTACGCGCTGGCGGGGATCGGTCTGTACGTGGCGAGCCTGATTGTCACTGCGCCAGCGAGCATGATGGAATGGATGCTGACGCACCTGACCAATAATAGGGTTTTTCTGGTGCAGCCGGAAGGCGGGTTATGGCATGGGAAGGCCCGGAAGCTGATGATCAAAGCGGCGGATGGCGGGCTTAAGTCCATGGGTAGTGTCAACTGGGAAATTCTTCTTTTGCCCTTATTGAAGCTGGAACTGGCGGCGATGGTGGAAGTGGCGGATGGGCAGAATGCCTCCAGCAGCATTATTGCGGCAGGATTCGGCAAGTTGCGCCTGCACCAGATGAGAGCCACTATGCCGGTATCGCTCCTGTCTGAGTTCATGCCGACCTGGAAAACCTGGAAGCCGAATGGAGCGTTGAAAATCCGCACAGATGAATTTACCCTCAGTCAGCAAGGTGTTCGTGGTACGGCTGAACTGGAATGGCGCGATGCCTCTCTGGGCCTGAGTCAGGTCAATCCGCTCGGTGACTATCGGGTGAACATCCAGGGCGATCAGAAAATTGCGAAGATCAGTGTGTCCACGATATCTGGGGTGTTGCGTCTGGTCGGCAAAGGGGAATGGTCGGTGAGTGACGGGTTGAGCTTTCGCGGAACAGCGCTAGGCGACCCGTCCAAAAAAGTCGAGCTGCGGGATTTTCTGAGGTTATTGGGTAGCGAGCAGAGCAATGACGTCTATCAGATTGCAATTTCTCATGTTAAGTTGAGAAAATAG
- a CDS encoding ExeA family protein has protein sequence MYEAFYGFREKPFSIIPDPGFLYFSPKHRMAFDLLEYGLMNQAGFNVITGEIGTGKTTLIRHLLGQMGPDVTVGLISNTHQSFGELLQWILFAFNLEYRGKEKVEMFHTFLDFLVQQYGQNKRAVLIVDEAQNMSAETLEELRMLSNVNADKDQVLQVILVGQAGLRDTLRRPDLEQFAQRIAVDYHLEALNQDETRTYIRHRINVAGVDNPGLFDDVACDAVYQHSQGVPRLINLLCDTSLVYGFAEQKEKIDAQIVHDVAADKQKGGIFPVQEKKRLAIS, from the coding sequence ATGTACGAGGCTTTTTACGGGTTTCGTGAGAAACCCTTCTCCATCATTCCTGATCCAGGGTTCCTTTATTTCAGTCCCAAGCACCGGATGGCGTTTGATTTGCTGGAATACGGCCTGATGAATCAGGCGGGATTCAACGTGATCACCGGTGAAATCGGTACTGGCAAAACTACACTGATCCGTCATCTGCTGGGCCAAATGGGGCCGGATGTGACCGTTGGCCTGATTTCCAACACCCACCAGTCATTCGGCGAATTGTTGCAGTGGATACTGTTCGCCTTCAACCTGGAGTATCGCGGCAAGGAAAAAGTCGAGATGTTCCATACCTTTCTTGATTTTCTGGTTCAGCAGTATGGCCAGAACAAGCGCGCTGTACTGATTGTCGATGAAGCGCAGAACATGTCTGCCGAAACTCTGGAAGAACTGCGCATGCTTTCCAACGTCAATGCCGACAAGGATCAGGTGCTGCAAGTGATTCTGGTGGGACAGGCGGGACTGCGCGACACCTTACGCCGTCCCGATCTGGAGCAGTTTGCCCAGCGTATTGCGGTGGATTACCACCTGGAGGCGCTGAATCAGGATGAAACTCGAACTTATATTCGTCATCGGATCAATGTTGCCGGTGTGGATAACCCAGGTTTGTTCGATGATGTGGCCTGCGATGCCGTTTATCAGCATAGCCAGGGTGTGCCTCGACTGATTAATCTGTTGTGCGACACTTCCCTGGTTTATGGCTTCGCTGAACAAAAAGAGAAGATTGACGCGCAAATCGTGCATGACGTGGCGGCAGACAAGCAAAAGGGTGGTATTTTCCCTGTGCAGGAAAAAAAAAGACTAGCGATCTCCTGA
- a CDS encoding GumC family protein produces the protein MEEQTKDLKDYLVALRRRKKQILTTMSILAVISVLVALLLPPVYRSSATILIEEQEIPAELVRSTITSYADQRLQVISQHVMTRANMMQIIEKYNLYPQQRQRETTEEILDRMRKDIKFNMLSADVIDKRSGQKTMAAIAFTLAYDGETAAGAQKVANELTTLYLNENLKSRQQKTSETSMFLSEEADRVSEHISEIETKLAVFKEKNQGRLPELTGLNMQMRDRTDSEVMEVDRQLNVLDERKIYLEGQLVQMKPNSPMMSASGERIFDSDERLKTLQAQYVSLSGIYSANHPDVIKMRREMQALKKETGGDGDMQEQAKQLTRMRSDLATMRDKYADDYPDVVKLKKAIAALEESHKKTVANGSDAPKFKQPENPAYISMQTQLEATLSEMKTLRTKRNDLKEKMASYVSRLEQAPQVEREYLDLGRDHENSIRRYQEIKAKLMEAEVAQQMEKDSKGERFSLIDPAQLPEKPTSPNRPAILLLGMILSLGGGIAYAGVLESMDSSIKSSKILAGLLDAPLLSVIPYMDNAEDRRKKTKLKTSLILGVIAGITLAVLLIHFLWVPIDVLWYMIMRKLEIWLG, from the coding sequence ATGGAAGAGCAAACAAAAGACCTGAAGGATTATCTTGTTGCATTGCGTCGCCGCAAGAAACAAATCCTGACGACGATGAGCATCCTAGCGGTGATCAGCGTCTTGGTGGCCTTATTGCTGCCGCCAGTCTATCGCTCCAGCGCAACCATCCTGATCGAGGAGCAGGAAATCCCTGCTGAACTAGTGCGTTCCACGATTACCAGCTATGCAGACCAGCGCCTCCAGGTTATAAGCCAACATGTGATGACCCGCGCCAACATGATGCAGATTATCGAGAAATATAATCTATATCCCCAGCAGCGCCAGCGCGAAACCACTGAGGAGATTCTGGACCGAATGCGTAAGGACATCAAGTTCAACATGCTGAGCGCTGATGTGATCGACAAGCGCAGTGGTCAGAAAACAATGGCTGCTATTGCGTTTACCCTGGCCTATGACGGCGAAACGGCAGCAGGGGCTCAGAAAGTGGCGAATGAGTTGACTACCCTCTATCTCAACGAAAACCTTAAATCACGACAGCAAAAAACAAGCGAAACCTCTATGTTTCTATCAGAGGAGGCTGATCGTGTGAGCGAGCACATTTCGGAAATTGAAACGAAACTGGCTGTTTTCAAGGAAAAGAACCAGGGTCGATTGCCAGAACTGACTGGTCTTAACATGCAGATGCGGGATCGCACCGATTCTGAAGTCATGGAAGTTGACCGGCAACTTAACGTGCTGGACGAGCGAAAGATTTATCTGGAGGGTCAGTTGGTTCAGATGAAGCCCAACAGCCCGATGATGTCTGCAAGTGGGGAACGTATTTTCGATTCTGATGAGCGCCTCAAGACATTGCAGGCGCAATATGTCAGTCTTTCCGGAATTTACTCCGCCAACCATCCTGATGTAATCAAAATGCGCCGGGAAATGCAGGCGCTGAAAAAGGAAACAGGCGGCGATGGTGATATGCAGGAGCAGGCCAAGCAACTGACTCGCATGCGCTCTGACTTGGCGACCATGCGCGATAAATACGCTGATGATTATCCCGATGTTGTCAAGTTGAAGAAAGCCATTGCAGCGCTTGAAGAGTCGCATAAAAAGACGGTTGCAAATGGCAGCGATGCACCGAAATTCAAACAGCCAGAAAACCCTGCATATATTTCCATGCAAACTCAACTTGAAGCTACCCTTAGTGAGATGAAGACATTGCGCACTAAGCGTAACGACCTGAAAGAAAAAATGGCGTCCTATGTGTCGCGTCTTGAGCAAGCGCCGCAAGTCGAACGAGAGTATCTCGATTTGGGCCGAGACCATGAGAATTCCATAAGGCGCTATCAGGAAATCAAGGCCAAGCTGATGGAGGCAGAGGTGGCTCAGCAGATGGAAAAGGACAGCAAGGGCGAACGCTTCTCGCTAATCGACCCTGCACAATTACCGGAAAAACCGACGAGCCCGAATCGTCCGGCCATCCTGTTGCTGGGCATGATTCTGTCGCTGGGGGGCGGGATTGCCTATGCGGGTGTGCTGGAAAGCATGGATAGTTCCATAAAGAGTTCGAAAATACTGGCTGGTTTGCTTGATGCACCGTTGCTTTCGGTGATCCCCTACATGGATAACGCGGAAGACCGGCGTAAAAAAACAAAGCTCAAAACTTCGCTCATTCTTGGCGTGATTGCGGGAATTACGTTAGCTGTTTTGTTGATACATTTTTTATGGGTACCGATTGACGTGCTTTGGTACATGATTATGCGCAAGCTGGAAATATGGTTAGGCTGA
- the gspL gene encoding type II secretion system protein GspL, producing the protein MSLLQIHIPEHFTGDAASLTPASLDVQASEACRWVLRDSVGSVLRRGEGPLEAMPRADSVQVVVPSSLVLLAQVKVPTRNRRKMFQLLPYIVEEKLMYDPDSIHVAAGPQLPGGETVVAVIDKAWMKRVIGALQSAGLPPWRMWPETLMPAVPLGTWTVVWNGLEGFVRTGMVSGQSLDGGSAEVPPLGLLLAAKEAAVKGSAPRKINLLLAEGSNQPDLESWATRLGIKVAVADPWDWSVAAYGMEKGVNLLQGEFAPARFEPDLRQRLRIPLILAGIVVALQLGGGLADWMMLSYEKRQLDTDMQKAFRQAFPEAKVVVDAPLQMQRNLAELRHTQGLSDPADFLPVLAKAAPVLSRPEPVSIQTIQYEKGVLKIDVQLRGSQTPEQMRGRFQSAGMKADIEKVETPKSGGAIVRLMLKGEGL; encoded by the coding sequence TTGTCGCTTCTGCAGATTCACATCCCTGAGCATTTCACCGGAGACGCTGCCTCGCTGACGCCTGCTTCACTCGATGTGCAGGCAAGCGAGGCGTGTCGCTGGGTGTTGCGCGATTCGGTGGGGAGCGTCCTGCGTCGTGGTGAAGGGCCTTTGGAAGCCATGCCCAGGGCCGATAGCGTTCAGGTTGTGGTGCCGTCGAGCCTGGTGCTTTTGGCTCAGGTGAAAGTGCCTACACGTAACCGCCGAAAAATGTTCCAGTTACTTCCCTATATTGTGGAAGAGAAGCTGATGTACGACCCCGATTCCATCCATGTAGCTGCAGGGCCTCAACTTCCTGGCGGTGAAACGGTGGTGGCGGTGATCGACAAGGCGTGGATGAAGCGCGTCATCGGGGCACTGCAAAGCGCAGGCCTGCCTCCCTGGCGAATGTGGCCTGAAACCTTGATGCCTGCAGTGCCTCTGGGGACGTGGACGGTTGTCTGGAACGGGCTGGAAGGTTTCGTGCGCACGGGTATGGTGTCGGGGCAGTCTCTGGATGGAGGTAGTGCCGAGGTTCCTCCTTTAGGTTTGTTGCTGGCGGCGAAGGAAGCGGCGGTAAAAGGCAGTGCGCCCAGAAAAATCAATTTACTGCTCGCCGAAGGCTCCAATCAGCCTGATCTGGAAAGCTGGGCAACCCGGTTGGGCATCAAGGTGGCGGTCGCCGACCCATGGGACTGGTCTGTGGCTGCGTACGGCATGGAGAAAGGGGTCAACCTGCTGCAAGGTGAGTTTGCTCCGGCAAGATTCGAGCCGGACTTGCGGCAGCGACTGCGCATTCCCCTGATATTGGCGGGTATTGTTGTTGCGCTGCAGTTGGGTGGCGGCCTGGCCGACTGGATGATGCTGAGCTACGAAAAGCGTCAGCTCGATACCGACATGCAAAAGGCCTTCCGCCAAGCCTTTCCGGAAGCCAAAGTGGTTGTGGACGCCCCCCTGCAAATGCAGCGTAATCTTGCTGAGTTGCGGCATACGCAAGGTTTGTCCGATCCTGCGGATTTCCTGCCGGTTCTGGCTAAAGCAGCTCCCGTTCTCTCTCGGCCGGAGCCGGTTTCTATCCAGACCATTCAATACGAGAAGGGCGTCCTGAAGATTGACGTGCAGCTGCGCGGCTCACAAACGCCTGAGCAAATGCGAGGCCGTTTCCAGTCTGCCGGAATGAAGGCCGATATTGAAAAAGTGGAAACGCCAAAATCGGGTGGTGCGATAGTACGCCTGATGCTGAAGGGGGAGGGCTTATGA
- a CDS encoding CpsD/CapB family tyrosine-protein kinase: protein MERIREALERAREERAHTGKGFGGSSPSEASKAVGNETVDRIEYTQTRSIKVSRDFLREQRIVTGFEQGIFTDAYKILRTQVLQKMRENGWNALAVTSPGENEGKTLTAINLAISLAMEVDQTVLLVDADLRHPRVHEHFGLRDGPGLSDYLTSGTPLEEILVHPGIGRFVILPGGKPLLNSSEMLRSPKMVELVQELKSRYPSRIVLFDLPPVLSAADALAFSPYVDAALLVVEEAKTKTEDIARAAGLLDSTHLIGTVLNKSLEPDTRSKTPTGWIKHFLKRKGH, encoded by the coding sequence ATGGAACGCATAAGAGAAGCGCTTGAAAGGGCACGGGAAGAGCGAGCTCATACCGGCAAGGGGTTTGGTGGCTCGAGTCCGTCTGAAGCTTCAAAAGCCGTGGGCAACGAAACGGTTGATCGGATTGAATATACCCAGACACGAAGTATTAAGGTTTCCCGCGATTTCCTGCGAGAACAGCGTATTGTTACCGGCTTCGAGCAGGGTATTTTTACCGATGCCTACAAGATTTTGCGTACCCAGGTATTGCAGAAGATGCGCGAGAACGGCTGGAATGCGCTGGCAGTAACCAGTCCGGGTGAGAACGAGGGAAAAACGCTGACAGCGATTAACCTGGCCATCAGTCTGGCGATGGAAGTGGATCAGACCGTCTTGCTGGTGGACGCAGATTTGCGACACCCTCGGGTACATGAGCATTTCGGCTTGCGAGATGGGCCGGGTCTGAGTGATTATCTGACTTCCGGTACGCCGCTGGAGGAAATATTGGTCCATCCGGGGATCGGACGTTTCGTGATTCTGCCTGGTGGTAAGCCACTGCTGAATTCATCGGAAATGCTGAGATCACCTAAGATGGTGGAGTTGGTGCAGGAACTCAAGAGTCGCTATCCATCGCGTATTGTTCTTTTTGACCTCCCTCCCGTGCTGTCCGCTGCGGATGCGCTGGCTTTTTCTCCCTACGTGGATGCCGCGCTTCTGGTGGTAGAAGAAGCCAAAACCAAGACCGAGGATATTGCCCGCGCTGCCGGATTGCTGGATTCAACCCATCTGATAGGCACGGTGCTGAATAAATCCCTGGAGCCAGACACCCGTTCCAAGACGCCCACCGGCTGGATCAAGCATTTCCTCAAACGCAAGGGTCACTGA
- the gspM gene encoding type II secretion system protein GspM — protein MKERFQQFWMQASPRERWLIGGGFGLLLVGVLFFYVWQPLVHDRQKLRANLPQLRASAEQLRLNAAEVARLKTLPAAASSQNGGIRSAVENSAVAFKLRDSMSQVSVEGDGRIRISMTTVPFDSWVRWLGHLQEQYRIRLESCQVEALPQSGMVRIKAVLAGKSG, from the coding sequence ATGAAAGAAAGGTTCCAGCAATTCTGGATGCAGGCATCCCCGCGCGAGCGCTGGCTGATCGGCGGTGGTTTCGGCTTGTTGCTGGTCGGGGTGCTGTTTTTTTATGTCTGGCAGCCACTCGTTCATGATCGCCAGAAATTGCGCGCCAACCTGCCGCAGTTAAGGGCGAGTGCAGAGCAGTTGCGTTTAAACGCGGCTGAAGTGGCCAGGCTGAAAACATTGCCTGCAGCGGCTTCATCGCAGAATGGCGGGATACGCAGCGCAGTTGAGAATTCGGCAGTTGCCTTCAAGCTGCGTGACAGCATGAGTCAAGTCAGTGTGGAGGGCGACGGGCGTATCCGCATCTCGATGACCACGGTTCCCTTCGATAGTTGGGTCAGGTGGCTGGGGCACCTGCAGGAGCAATATCGGATACGCCTCGAGTCCTGTCAGGTCGAGGCATTGCCGCAGTCGGGCATGGTCAGGATCAAGGCAGTGCTGGCCGGGAAGTCGGGATGA
- the gspJ gene encoding type II secretion system minor pseudopilin GspJ has translation MLGASIATSRSKKRARSPRAIFTLHGFTLIELLVALAIFSVMSVVAYRGLNAVLETREHLMVDNRKWRELAVFFAQMKEGVTNAVDRPVRDSGDLLAPAFLGKPDVVGENDAQLIFTRMGFPGQQGHLGDLQRLGYRLRDKNIELLVWPVLDQAPHTRPTVSKALGNVSIFVVRYLDDKGVWQTNWPVIGQNIVLPRAVEVRLGLESGEQVTRMFAP, from the coding sequence ATGCTAGGGGCGAGCATTGCAACGAGCAGATCAAAAAAACGTGCCCGTAGCCCGCGCGCGATTTTCACGCTGCATGGCTTCACCCTGATCGAGCTTCTGGTGGCGCTGGCCATTTTTTCCGTGATGTCGGTGGTGGCATACCGGGGATTGAATGCGGTGCTGGAAACGCGCGAGCACTTGATGGTCGATAATCGGAAGTGGCGCGAACTGGCGGTATTTTTCGCTCAGATGAAAGAGGGTGTGACCAATGCCGTTGACCGTCCGGTTCGCGACAGCGGCGATCTGCTAGCCCCCGCCTTTCTGGGAAAACCGGATGTGGTTGGCGAGAATGATGCCCAGCTGATATTCACGCGCATGGGTTTTCCCGGCCAGCAGGGGCATCTGGGAGATTTGCAGCGCTTAGGCTATCGTTTGCGCGACAAGAACATTGAGTTGCTGGTTTGGCCGGTGCTGGATCAGGCACCGCATACGCGCCCCACGGTTAGTAAGGCGCTGGGCAATGTATCAATCTTTGTGGTGCGCTATCTGGACGATAAGGGAGTCTGGCAGACAAACTGGCCGGTAATCGGGCAGAATATCGTCTTGCCGCGAGCGGTCGAGGTCAGGCTCGGTCTGGAATCGGGTGAGCAGGTGACCCGGATGTTCGCGCCATGA
- the gspK gene encoding type II secretion system minor pseudopilin GspK yields MNVQPDPRNGARERGVALITVILIVALAASMAAFMAWQQQIWVRQVENLRDQAQAQAVARAAIDWARAVLADDARNNNVDHLGEKWASVLAPLPVENGQVTGSVADQQGLFNLNNLVRNGKASQTDLAIFQRLLELLALPVNLANAVVDWIDADSETTYPGGAEDFDYLAMDPSYRAANRMMVEVGNLYRVKGFAPEMVERLRPFVTALPEPTPVNVNTAPAEVLAALFQDMSLGDAKALVEARKSSYFQDQADFRAHLPATKVTQIRDNDFSVNSRYFMVTSLANFGRAQSGYKALLARQGEKWPVVVWKKTN; encoded by the coding sequence ATGAATGTTCAGCCTGATCCCCGTAATGGCGCAAGAGAGCGGGGCGTCGCACTCATTACGGTGATTCTGATCGTAGCGCTGGCTGCCAGCATGGCCGCATTCATGGCCTGGCAGCAGCAGATATGGGTAAGACAGGTAGAGAATCTGCGCGACCAGGCTCAGGCGCAAGCCGTTGCCCGCGCGGCAATTGACTGGGCACGGGCGGTTCTGGCTGACGATGCGCGCAATAATAATGTCGATCATCTGGGTGAAAAATGGGCATCGGTGCTGGCGCCGCTGCCGGTTGAGAATGGCCAGGTAACCGGGAGTGTAGCCGATCAGCAGGGCTTGTTCAATCTCAATAACCTGGTGCGCAACGGCAAGGCTAGCCAGACGGATCTGGCCATTTTCCAGCGCTTGCTGGAACTGCTTGCTCTGCCGGTTAATTTGGCTAATGCCGTAGTGGACTGGATTGATGCGGATTCCGAGACGACCTATCCGGGTGGTGCCGAAGACTTCGATTATTTGGCCATGGATCCCTCATACCGGGCAGCAAACCGGATGATGGTCGAGGTAGGCAACCTGTATCGGGTCAAGGGGTTTGCTCCTGAGATGGTTGAGCGCTTGCGCCCTTTTGTGACGGCCTTGCCTGAACCGACGCCGGTCAATGTGAATACGGCGCCGGCGGAAGTGTTGGCGGCATTGTTTCAGGATATGTCCCTGGGTGACGCAAAAGCGCTGGTGGAGGCAAGAAAGTCCAGCTATTTTCAGGATCAGGCCGACTTTCGGGCGCACCTGCCGGCAACCAAGGTGACGCAGATTCGGGATAATGATTTTAGCGTGAACAGCCGATATTTCATGGTGACGAGTCTGGCCAACTTCGGCCGCGCCCAATCCGGCTACAAGGCCTTGTTGGCGAGGCAGGGGGAAAAGTGGCCTGTGGTGGTCTGGAAAAAAACCAACTGA
- a CDS encoding polysaccharide biosynthesis/export family protein — MKQNFAGILPAIVLGMILSFTALAEQPVEQAPVEVVKLEPVAMDAAAKVEPVVEEVDSGYQIGPEDVLEISVWKEEGLKKEVLVRPDGGVSFPLIGEIQAAGKTAGQLRKEIAQRLEKFIPDPVVSIAFLKVGGNKIYVIGKVNNPGEFPAGRYVDVLQALSMAKGLTPFAAENGIKIMRKEGGKDIVFPFRYSDVKNGEDLEQNIQLKGGDVVVVP; from the coding sequence ATGAAACAAAATTTTGCAGGAATATTACCCGCCATCGTTCTTGGAATGATTCTGAGCTTCACCGCCTTGGCAGAACAGCCAGTAGAGCAGGCGCCGGTCGAAGTGGTGAAGCTTGAGCCTGTCGCCATGGATGCGGCAGCAAAGGTTGAGCCGGTTGTCGAGGAGGTGGACTCGGGCTACCAGATCGGTCCGGAGGATGTTCTGGAAATTTCTGTCTGGAAAGAAGAAGGGCTCAAAAAGGAAGTGCTGGTTCGGCCCGATGGCGGCGTGTCTTTCCCCTTGATCGGAGAGATTCAGGCTGCTGGAAAAACGGCAGGGCAGTTGCGGAAAGAGATTGCGCAGCGCCTGGAAAAGTTTATTCCTGATCCGGTGGTGTCGATTGCGTTTCTGAAGGTGGGCGGCAATAAAATTTATGTCATCGGGAAAGTGAACAATCCCGGCGAGTTTCCGGCCGGCCGTTATGTTGATGTGCTTCAGGCGCTCAGCATGGCTAAAGGGTTGACGCCATTTGCCGCAGAGAACGGCATCAAAATCATGCGCAAGGAAGGCGGAAAGGACATCGTGTTTCCATTCCGTTATTCCGACGTGAAAAATGGTGAAGACCTGGAGCAGAATATTCAGCTTAAGGGTGGCGACGTGGTGGTGGTGCCGTGA